TCTGCGGACGAAGAGAAGTTGACGGCGGCGACGGTAACGTTTTTCTGTAGTGCGCCGGATCCCAGCACTTTGCCAGGAACGACGACAGTCTCTTCTTCGCGTGCGTATCGCTCGATGCGGCCCAGGTTCACCTCAGCGTGGGTGCGCCGGGGCTTCTCGAGTCGATCCGCAACGTCTCGCCAGACATCGGCGTCCGTTTCGCGGGACGTCGACTTCAGCTCGGCGATAAGATCGTTGAGCCTCGGATTAGTCTTGCTACTCATTGGTATCCTCCAACTGCTAACTGATCGACGACGCGAGGAACTGCGCCGTCGACTGTGGAATCGAAATTGTTGTACTGCCGACCGAACTCGGTCGTGAAGCGATCGCATACTGCTCGAGCGCCTCTCGACTGTCGGTCGGTCGTAGAGAAGTGATGCAGGGAGCAGGATTTGAACCTGCGGACTCCTACGAGACAGCGCCCTGAACGCTGCGCCGTTGGCCTGACTTGGCTATCCCTGCTCGCACTTCCGTCTACCCGTCGCCCCTTCAAACCCCTTTCGATTCCAGCGGACGCGCAATCGCCGGTCTCGTCGCTCACGGCGTCGGCGAGTGGCGCGTCCTGAATGGGTTGGGGGCGTCGGTTCATATCTACAGCTGTACTGCGTCTTCGAGTTCGGTCGCGCGTTCCGCGATCGTGTCCGCGGCCCGCGTCACGAGCTCTTCGATGGGGAACGAGCCGTCGGTCTCCACGTGGAAGACGAAGGCGTTGGGCACGTCCTCGATCCGGACCTCCTTGCCCGGGTAGCGGTTCGAGAGATCGTGGTCGAATTCGCTCGTCGAAACAAGCTCACCATCGTCCTCGATCACGCCGCGGATGATCCGGCTCTCCTGGTCCTCGAACTCGGGGAGCTCACCGTCGACCTCCACGCGCTGGAGGTGTCGGTAGCCAACTGCGACCCCGCCCTGATGTTTGGCGTGGTCTTTCCCGCGGTCGATGACGGCATCGGCCTCGGCCTCGAAGCGCTGGCCGTCCTTGAGCTCGATGATCGGGACGTTTTCCTCAGCGGGTTGAACGAGATCATCGCTGGAGACGAGATCGCCGGAATACGCGGTGGCCGGCCCTTCGACGTCGATCGAGAGCGTGACGGTCTCGTCCTCGCCGAACTCGCCGACCGGTGGCGTTGTCAGCGGGACGAGCCCGAGACGCAAGGCGAGTTGCTCGTCGAACATAACTGACGAGTTCTCGACGAACCGGACGGTGTCGATTGCCATCGTCGGCACGTCGGCGACCATCGCTCGACGGATGCCGTTGGCGAATCCGGGTGTCACGCCGCGAACGAGGAACCGTGCCTCACGATCCTCGCGTTCGACGAACTCGACGTCGTACTCTGCACTCATGGTCTAGTAGCCGCCCTTCCCTTTGGGAGCGCGCGATCCGTCGTGTGGGATCGGCGTGACGTCCTCGATGCGCCCGATCTCGATGCCCGAGCGGGCAAGCGCACGGATCGTCGCCTGTGCGCCCGGACCGGGGGACTTCTGAAGGTTGCCGCCGGGGCCGCGCACGTGAACGTGCAGGCCCGTGATGCCGGCTGCTTTGACCTCTTCGGCGACGGACTCGGCCATCTGCATGGCCGCGTACGGCGACGCCTCGTCGCGGTTCTGCTTGACCGCCGTCCCACCGGAGGACTTGGCGATCGTCTCCGCGCCCGTGAGGTCGGTCACGGTCATGACGGTGTTGTTGAACGATGCGTGTACGTGGGCAATGCCCCATTTTTCGTCCTGACTCATGTTACTGACCCTCCGCGCGTTCGGGGTGGAGATCGTCCGCGAGCGGGCTGTTCTCGTCGAAGGCCACCAGATCCTCCTCGTCGATATCGATGACGTAGGAGGGGACGAGGTGGCGCTGACCGTCGACCATGATGTGGCCGTGCGTGATGAACTGACGAGCCTGCTGGGCCGTGTTCGCCAGCCCATTGCGGTAGACGATCGTCTGCAGTCGGCGTTCGAGGATGTCCTCGATCTCGAGCGACAGGATGTCGCCGAGTTCGTCGGTCTCGTCGAGGATGCCGACGCGTTTGAGCCGACCGAGGAACTCCTCGGAGCGGCGGATGACGGTTTCGTCGTCCTGGGCCTGGCCGAGCAGTTCTCGGGCCTCGCGCCGGTAGGAGCGAAGCTCGGACTGAGCACGCCAGAGCTCTTCCTTGTTGGAGAGCCCGTAGCGGTCGACGAGGGAGTGTTCGGAGGCAATGCGCTCACCCTGGTAGGGGTGGTTCGGCGTCTCGTATTGCTTGGTGTCAGTGCCGAGTGGCATTATTCACCCTCGTCCTCTTCTTCGGCGGCGGCGGCCTCTTCGGCCTGTTCTTCGCGGATCTCTTCGACGTTAACTCCGATGGTGCCCTCCGTACGACCGGTGGACTTGGTTCGCTGACCGCGAACCTTCTGGCCCCGCTTGTGGCGAGAGCCTTTGTAGGAGTCGATCATCTTCATCCGGTTGATGTCATGTTGTCGAGTCAACTGGAGATCGTTGCCGATCTCGTGAGTCGTTTCGCCGCTGTAGAAGTCGTCCTGACGGTTGTTGAGCCAGTCTGGGACTTCGTCGGCGTAATTCTCGACGACTTCGATGACGCCATCGATGACGTCATCGTCGAGTCGGCCGAACGTCGCCGTTCGGTCGACACCCGCTTCCTCGGCGATGAGCCGGGAGGTTCGTCGACCAATCCCGTTCATCTCCGAGAGCGAGCGCTCGACGGACTTCGTCCCATCGAGGTCGGTTTGCCCGATGCGAACGAAGTATCGAAGATCTTCGTCGTCTTCTTGTTCTTGAGGTTCTTCGGCGCTCATGTGTCGTGTATCTGTGTCTGGTCTGCGTGCGTTGCAAATGACTGGCGGGAAAACGCCAGTGAAGTGTCCGACGTTGTGGCGGGGATTTGAACCCCGGAGGCTTAACGCCACATGGTTAGCAACCATGCGCCTTGGGCCGCTTGGCTACCACAACACCGTTCGTCTATCATCGCCCTCTCGGACTCGGGGATCACTCCCCTGCACGTATTGCATCCGAATCTATCCCCGTCTCCTACTTAAGGGCAACGAAAGGTCGCGGCGGGCCGTGTGACTCTGTCTCCCGTGTTACTCCTGCTCGAGATGAAGACCGAGCGACCGACGACGTGGGGCCGATGATGGTGCTACGCGCCGGCGTACTCCTCGATGTACTTCTCGTTGATCTCCCACTGGCCCTCCTCGTTCTGGACCATGTACTCCCCGTAGTAGGGCACTCGACCGGCGACGGTATCACGGAAGGCCTCGCGGATCTCCGGTTTCGTCATCTCGCCCATCGATTTGAGGTCGTCGTTGCGGTTGAGACAGCCCTTGAGGTAGCCCTCGTGGGTGACCCGAACGCGGTGACAGTTCGCACAGAAGGTGGGGTTCTCGACGGGGTCGACAATCTCGACCATGCCGTCATTTATCCAGTAGCGCTTCCGGTCGTGCATCTCCCGATGTTCGATCTCATCGGCCTGCTCCGCCAGCCACTCGTGGACGCGCCCGATATCGATATTCCACTCCGGCTTGCCTGTCAGTTCGGGCATATACTCGATCAACTGCAGTTGGAGCCCGTCGTTTTCCGCGACATGGTCGACCATTTCCGGCACGTACCCCGCCGTGTGCTCGAAGACGACCATGTTGAGTTTGACTGGGTCGAGCCCCGCATCTAGCGCGGCCTCGACCCCCTCGAGCACCGTCTCGTAGGCCCCGCTCTTCGTCACGGCGGCGAAGTCCTCCGGATCGAGCGCGTCCTGGGAGACGTTGACCCGCTCGAGACCCGCGTCCACGAGATCCTCGGCCCGACCGGGGAGGAACGTGCCATTCGTGGTCAGCGAGACCTCCATCCCATCCGGCGTGCGCTCGATGATCTCCTCTAAGTCCTGCCGAAGCATCGGCTCTCCACCGGTGAACTTGACTGCGTTGACGTCGAACTCCGCGGCGACCTCGAGAAACCGGACGACGTCGTCGGTCGACATCTCGTCGTCCTGCGGGTCCATCGGTCCGCGAGTGTCCCCGAGTCCCTCATTGTGACAGTAGACGCAGTCGAAGTTACACCGATCGGTGAGGGAGACGCGAACCCCAGAGACCTCCCGCCCGAATTCGTCGGTGAGCATACCATCTATTTGCAGACGGATCCGCTTAAACACGCCGGGAATTTCGGCCGCTCGTAACCGATTTCGGTTTCCATATGTTGTCAGCATACTAGAGGATCGATGCGTCGCTCGCTGCCCGGCTGGGCCCGGTATCTTGGTCATCGGCGTGGTGGTTCTCTCCATGAGTACCATCGCGGCACTCTCGGTTCCCGCCGCGGAGTTCGCGCTTCATCACACGCTCGAGGCGACGGACGGCCTCGCCGTGGAGATCGAACGCGTCGTCGCGTACGATCCGGATCACGTAATGCCGTACGTCTGGTTCGCTGGCGACGAATCGACGCTTGCGACCGCCGATGACGCACTGTCGGACGACCCTAGCGTCGACGAGTTCGAACCGTTGACGGATCTCACCGACGAGTGTCTCTATCGAATGAACTGGGTGGACGACGTGATCGTCATACTGCACCTGCTGACCGAAGAACAGGCGACGATCCTCGATGCACACGTCGAGAACAAAGCGTGGCGATTCCGGGTCCTCTTTCCCGAACGAGAGGCGCTCTCTCGGACCTACGACTTCGCGACCGAGCAGGGACTTTCCATCGGGATTCAGAAGGTTCACCGACTAGAAGAGAATCGCCACGGTCGGTTTGGCCTCACCGACGCTCAGTACGAGACGCTGGTTGCGGCCCTCGAGCGCGGCTACTACGAGATCCCCCGAGAGATGGATATGGACCATCTATCGGACGAACTCGGTATCTCGCATCAGGCGCTCTCCGAGCGACTCCGGCGCGCACATCGAACGCTTGTCGCGGAGATCGTCGACGTCGGCGAGTCGGACAAGGAGTGATCTGCATGGAGTGCCGCGCCGCATCGACCGGCGGAAGACCTAACCCCGCCCACGCTCGAACGAGGGCGTATGGACGAGGATATGCTCGCGGACCAGCGTCGCCTCGTAGAACTCATCGAGGAGGAGGGATGGGACGTCACCGACCTCGAGCTCTCGGCCTACGATAGTCCGTGGGCAGACGAGGACGACCCCGAAGCGACCGTGACGATCACTGCCCGGAAACCGTACGAAGGCGAGGACGACGGCGAAGACGGCGATGACGAGAGTCCGTATCGGCTGAAGTAGCGACGAGCGTCGCGCTGTGAAGCGTGGTCGCCCCGCTTTCGGTTCGCGAAGCGATGACGAGTCACTCATAGAGAGCAGCCGAAAATAGCAGTGGATTTTTCATAACACAAAAGTCATGTACTCGCTACTGGAATCGGAACGAAATGGCTGCAATTGGAATTGGTGCCCCGATTTACGCCGGGATTCAGGCGCTCCTCTCGGGCTACGTGTACCGAGAAGCCAAACACCACGACCGTCGGTCACCGCTGATTCTGGCGGGTACCACGTTCGTTTTCGGCATCGCTGCGGCCATCGTGATGAGCGGGATTCTTCTCGTGTTAGTCGTGCAAGCGATTGCACTCGTCCTGTATCTCGCCGCACAAGCTCGAACCGGATCGCTGGCCGAACCGTGATTCGGGTCAGGCCACGGTTGACTTCCCGCGGTATCAGCGATCGGAACGAACGGGTCCAAGTGGACGGACGATGCGACCCGATTACCCCTTGATGTTACACACGGGGAATGTCCGCGCGACCTTATCCCCAATGCCGAGTTCGTCCGAGACGCGGACGACCTCGTCGACGTCTTTGTAGACGCCCGGCGCTTCCTCAGCGATCGTGGCTCCGGACTGGGCCTTGACGTAGATCGCCTGCTGGTCCTCGAGGTCCTGCTGGACGTCGCCGCCCCAGAACTCGTTTTTCGCCTGGGTGCGGCTCATCAGGCGGCCGGCACCGTGGGCGGTGGAGCCGAAGGTGAGGTCCATCGAGTTCTCGCCGCCCCGGAGGACGTAGCTGCCCGCACCCATGCTGCCGGGAATGATCACTGGCTGGCCGACGTCGCGGTAGGCCTTGGGGACTTCGGGATGGCCGGCGGGGAACGCCCGCGTTGCACCCTTGCGGTGGACGTAGAGTTCGCGCTCGTCGCCGTCCTCGTTCACGACGTGGGTCTCTTTCTTCGCGATGTTGTGGGCCACGTCGTAGAGCAGGTCCATCTCCATTTCCTCCCAGGAACGATCGAAGACGCGCTCGAAGACCTGCCGCGTGCGGTGCATGATCAGCTGCCGGTTGACCCACGCGAAGTTGATCGCCGCGTTCATCGCGCCGTAGTAGTCCTCGGCGAGCTGTGAGCCCGCGGGCGCGGCCGCGAGTTCCTTGTCAGGCAACTGGTCCAGCAGCCCCTTGTGTTGTTGCTCGATCTTCCGCAGATAATCGTTGCAGGTCTGGTGGCCCAGTCCGCGGGAGCCACAGTGGATCAACACGACGATCTGGTCTTCCTCGAGCCCGTAGGCCTCGCCCACGCCCGAATCGAAAACGTCGGTCACGCGCTGGACCTCGAGGAAGTGGTTGCCAGACCCCAGCGATCCGATCTGGTTCTTGCCGCGGTCCTTGGCCTTCTGGCTCACCTTCTCGGGATCGGCACCCTCGCGCATCCCCTCGTCCTCGCAGTGGAGCAAGTCCTCCTCGACGGCGTGGCCGTTCTCCAGCGCCCAGTCGACGCCGCGGGCGAGGATTTCGTCGATCGCGTCGACGCCGGCCTCGACGATTCCGCCGCCGCCGAGCCCTGACGGAATATTGGCGAAGAGCGAGTCGACGAGTTCCTCCTCGTGACCCTGCACCTCGTCGTAGGTCAGGTTCGTCCGCATCATTCGGACGCCGCAATTGATATCGTAGCCGACCGCTCCCGGCGAGATACAACCGTTTTCGGCGTCGAGCGCACCCACACCACCGACCGGGAACCCGTACCCTTGGTGGGTGTCGGGCATACAGATCGCGTGGTTGGTAATGCCGGGCAGGTGCGTCGTGTTTTTGATCTGCTCGAGGGACTTGTCTTCCTTGATCTCCTCGAGCAGCGCTTCACTCGCCAGTACCCGGGCAGGGGCGCGCATATCGCCCTCTTGAGGGATCTCCCAGACGTACTCGCGCACCCGCTCTAACGTGATGCCGTTGGCGTCGAAGGTAGTCATACGTGGAAGTCAGCCCCCAGCGATGAAAGATGTTCGTCTCTCCAGCGTCTGCGATAGTCACTAGCACCGTCAGATCACGATTTCGTCAGTCACGCTCACGCGGAACCTGGTACCGCGTCGGTGCGTTCATCGACCTCGGCGGTCCCGAGCCGTCGATCGACGGCGTAGGGGCCGCTCCCGGTGATGAGCAACACTGACGCAAGCCCGAAGAGGCCGACGTGAGCGAGGACGGGGTCGTCGGGCAGCGCGAAGAGTGTGAGCGTGAACACGCCAATCGCCGTCGCTGCGCTCGTTCGCGTGAAAACCCCGATGACGAGTGCGAGACCGAGGCCGACCTCGGCCAGCCCTGCGCCGAGGGCCCACAGCTCCGGGCTGGCGGGGACGACCGCCGTCAGATCGTACCGGTCCACGACCGCGAGCGCGATGCCGGGTCGCAGGAGTTTCTGGCCGAGGCCGAGGGAGATGAACGTACAGCCGAGGCCGATGCGAACGATCGTCGGCATGAGCGAGCGGTACCTGCGAATCCATCCCTGGAACGCGCGGGCACGGTCGTACACCGGATCGAACCGGCCGTAGACCGTCCCCGATGTCCCGGCGACGTACTGGAGGACGTGGTCCGCGCTCGGACGCCCGCTGCCGAGTAACGCGAGTGCGAGCAGCCCGCCGACGAACTCGAGTTGCAACACGAGAATCGGCCGAAATGCGAGGCCGACGAGGTAGGCAGCGAGCGTGAACATCGCGACGACTCGCGTCGCCAGACCGAAGAGGAGGAAGAAGCCGAGCGTGACCTGCAGGAGCCGGAGTTCGACGTGGAGTGCGGGGCTGATGAAGTAGCCGCTGAACCCGGCACCGATCAACGGAATGCCAAAGGAGATTCGGAGCAGCCAGGGGACGTACTCGGTGTACTCCTGCATGGCAGCCCGGAACGACGCGATGTCCCGGGGCAGCGGACGAACGACGAGATAGATCGCGATCACGACGACGACAGCGACCCCGCCCGCTAGCAGCGGGCCGACGACGAACGGATCGGTCAGCGACTCGGCGAAGAACTCGCCGACAGTGACGTCACGCTCCTCGTCGACAACGTATTCCTCGTGTGCACGGGCCGTTCCGACTGTTCGGAGCAGGAACGCGAGACCGAGCACAACCGTTCCGATGAGTCGCCGGTCTCGAATCCGCTGCGATCTGTCCCCCATCACTGCGACGTACGACCGGCGCAGTGAAAATACGACTGTCCGATAGGGCGAGTACCGTCGTGTTTGCCCCTCGAACGCGTGTCTGGACGACTGCAGTTCGATTCGACTTTAAACGTCGAAGACGACATATGCTTCCCAGTCCTCGTTGCCACCGCCGTCCCCGCCGACGCGCTCGAGACGCATTTCCGAGTACGTCACCGCCTTCACCTCGCGGGCGTCGATCTCGGGAAGCGGGACGCCGCGGGCGCTGGCCTCGAGGGTCCATTCGTCCGATTCGTCGGTCGCGTCCGGTCTCTGGTCCGACGCGGGCGTCTCGATCGACTCCACGAGATGATCGACTGGCAACTCCGCCCGAACGTCTCGCAGGTAGATCAGTTCGTCGAGGTAGTCGAACAACAGTGCTTCGCGGCTCTCGGCCGTCACGGAAAGCGGAAAGCGCTCGCCGGTATCGGCCGGGATTTCGTCGCAGGACGCGGCTGCGAGGCCATCGGCCACCGCCGCGAAGGTCGCCTCGAGCGAGTCACCGGTCGCTGCCACCGCGACGTCGGCAGTGTGGTCGCGCAGTTCGAACCCCATCTGGGAACCCCTTCTCCGGCCGGGGTCCTATGCCCGTCGTTTCGATCGAGTGGGCCCAGAATTTTGTCCGAACAGAATACAAATCAGTCCGGACATGTCGACTACGTCTGACGTTCCCGAGGATCGACTGCCGGTGGAATTATATTGACGACGCTGGTAGGTTGTGGTAGTGAGCGTCAATATCGACAGTCGCGTCGTCGCACCGGGGAGCGACGATTTCGTCGACGACGCCTGGCAGCTCAAGGAGACGATCAATCGTCAGGAGGATGTACTCAAGCAGCGGTACGACTTCTTTACTGACGCGTATCGACGGTCGAAAGTCCACTGTTACGTCCAAGACGACCAACTCATCGGATTCGCCGCCGTTCGACGCGACGGATACATTCTCTTTCTGGCCGTCGATCCCGAGTACCGCAGTGAGGGCATCGGCAAACGACTCGTCGCGCACGTGGCGGACGACCACGACACGATCACGTGTCATGCCCGAACGAGCAACGAGAACGCCCTACAGTTCTACGAACACCTCGGATTCGAGATCAAGCGCCGGATCGACGACTACTACGAGGACGGCGGCGACGCATATTATCTGAAACTCGGTGCCGATGTCGGCATCGCCGACCGGATTTCGGACCTGATTCGACGGTAACAGATGGTTCTGTGGTCTCGGGTCAACGCTCTCACAAGCCCCGGCTACCCGTCGGTATCGTCCCGGACAGTACCGTCGACGAGCACTACGTGACCGTCGATTCGCGTGAATCCGGGTCATCCGCGGACTCGCGTTGATCCGAATTTCCTTCGTCCGTCGACGCTCGAACTGCGCGGAACGTGTTACTCGAAGACGGGAATCCGCCTCACGAGTCCTGCGCGTTCCGCGCCTTCAACCAGTCCTGCACCGATCCCGAATCCGATCAGGTAGACGATTCCGACGATGATGTGGGCTGGACTGTCAAACGGTCCGGCCGTGACCTCACGATAAACGAGCCAGAGCGCGTAGACGAGAAATCCACCACCGACGAAGCGCGTGACTCGAGCCCCGGTCAGTGCTGAGAACGCGCCACCGAAAATCGTACACGTGGCCAGTGAACTGGCGAAGAAAGCCGATTCGCTCCGGTCTACGAGCACGGCCCACAGCCCGCGTCCGGGTATTAGGAGGAGATACGTCACCGCGAACACAAAGAGACCACTGGCCAGGATCTCCCCCACCCCACGCCACGTGGTTTCATACTGATACCTTTCGGGGCATCATATATAATTGGTGGCAATTCTACACGAATCAACCGCACGCGCCACATCTCGAGACCCCTTCCAGCCGGGTCGATCATTCGGCAAGATTATACGCCCCCATCCACGACTACTCGAGTCGTATGGAGGAGCGAACGAGGGCCTATTTGCGGGGGCGATTTCGCGACCATTATCGACGCACAGAGATCACGCCGCCGCCCGCGGCCAACGAACGCGAGTGGGGCTTCATCCCGTGGACGGAGGGCCCCGATACGACGATGGTTCGCCACCGTTCGCTGCTCGAGCTGGGCGATCTCTCGGAGTTTCTCGTCCGAAAGCGCCCGCGACACGTCTACTTCTCCGCCGGCCGGTTTCGCGACCCCGGCGCGAGTTCGATGTCCGAGAAGGAGTGGCAGTCCGCTGATCTCGTCTTCGACCTCGACGCCGACCACCTTCCCAGCGTCACGCTGGGCGAGGACAGCTATGGCGAGATGCTCGCGAAGTGTAAGGATGCCCTGCTCCGGCTGCTCGAGTTTCTCGAGGACGATTTCGCCTTCGAGATTCTCGAGATCGTCTTCTCGGGCGGCCGGGGGTATCACGTCCACGTCCGCGACGAGAACGTCTTACACTTAGAGCGGGAGCACCGCCGCGAGATCGTCGACTACGTCCGCGGCATCGGTCTCGAGTTCGAGGACCTGATCGAGACTGAGACGGTGTCCGGATTGGGACGGAAGACCCCGACAGAGCGCCGTACGCTCCGGATCGAGGGCGGGTGGGGCGCTCGAATTCACGACCACTTCATGGCCTTCGTCGACGAGTTGCTCGAACTCGAGGAGGATGCCGCCCTTGAGCGGCTCCAGTCCTTCGACGGCATCGGCGAGGGGAAGGCCCAGGCCACGCTGAACGCCGCCCGTAATAATCACGAGCAACTCGAGGCGGGCAACGTCACCGTCCACACTGCGATCGCGCAGTTAGCCGAACGGTTCGCAAGTACGGCCGTCGAGCGGGACAACGCGCCCATCGACGAACCTGTCACGACGGACACGAACCGACTGATCCGACTCCCGGGCAGTCTCCACGGCGGGAGCGGGCTGAAAACGGTACGACTCGAGCGCGACGAAATCGCGGACTTCGACCCGCTGGTCGACGCCGTTCCGGAGACGTTCGAGGGCCACGAGATCACGGTCGACGTCAGTGACGGCGGTGAGGTCGAACTTGGAGGAGATACCTTTACGGTCTCGGAGGGAGACCAGTCACTACCAGAGTACGTTGCCGTGTTCCTGATGGCACGCGGCCGCGCCGAGAAGGAGAAAGAATGAATTTAGATGAGCTGCGTTCAGTCCAGAGCAAGGAGCGCCAGAAGGACAGCCTCCAGAATCTGCGCCCCTCGTTCTATCAGGAGGTCGGCGAGTATATCGCCGATCTCGAGGACGAACGCGACCGCGTCGCCGATCAGGCTGACGATCCCTTTTCCTCGCCCGAAGTCGGCCGCCTGACCGACGAAATCGAGACCGCCAAGGACGTCGTCGAAGCGATCTACGAGCGCCGGATGGGCAAACTCGTCAAACAGGCCAGCCTCGCCGCGGCCGGGATGCCGGCCGACGACGAGGGCCTGACCGCCGAGGAAGCCGATCTGTTCGACGATCTCGTCGAGCGGATCGGATCGAACAAGAGCCGCGTCCTCGACGTCCTCGAGGGCGTCGAGGACTCGGTCACCGGTTCGGACGCAGGCGCTGGCGCTGGCTCAACGGCTGCATCCGATACCCCGCCGACCGGTGCGCCCGGTGATATCGAGCCGCGAGCCGAGAATCCGCCGGCCGGCGATGCGACCGCGGATGACACGCCATCGGCACCGTCCGACGCACCCTCGTCGAACGTCGATCCCGTTGCGGAGGATGATGCGCGAGCGAACGACTCGAGTGGCGTCTCCCCTGCCGACGTCATGGGCGGGGACGATCCGTCGGTCGGGGCGACTGATGGGAGCACGGCGGATCGAACCGAGAGTATCGACCCGGCGGACGGACCGCCGGGCCAGCCACCGAGCGAGGGTCCCGGCAATCACGAGGGGAACGCGACTCCCCCGGAGTCCGACACCGGTACCGACCGCCCTGTCGACTCGCCGGCCGCGGAAGGCGACGCCGCTCCAGCGGCCGGCGACGCTCAGGACACGACCGCCGAGATCGATCGCACAACCGTTCGAATCACCAGCGATATCGGCTCCATTCTCGGCGTCGATGACCGGGAGTATACCCTGACGAGCGACGACGTCGTCACGCTGCCAGAACAAAACGCCGCCCCACTCGTCGAGCGAGAGGCCGCCGAACGGCTCGAGTAAGCCGTCTCTCGGCGCTTTATCTCGTTTTCGTCTCCAGTCCGTTGCCGTGTGAAACCGTAACGTATACAGTACCGGTCGCTAACTCGCATGCATGCTCGACGTCGGCGATGAGGCACCCGAGTTCGAACTGCAAAACCAACACGGCGAAACGGTCACCCGCTCCGATTTCGAGGGGCAGCGGCTCGTTATTTATTTCTATCCGCGCGCTAACACGGAGGGCTGTACGACCGAAGCCTGCGGGTTCAACGACACGCTCCCGCGGCTCGAGGACTGCGATGCCACAGTCGTCGGCATTAGCGACGACTCTGTCGACGACATTGCCGACTTCGCCGCAGACTACGACCTCAAGTTCGATCTGCTATCGGACGAGTTCGGCGAGGTCGCGACACTGTACGACTCCTACGGCGAGAAACAGATGTTCGGAAATACCTTCGACGGCGTCTTTCGGAACACCTACGTCGTTGACCCGGACGGGCAGATTGAGGCGGTCTATGAGAGCGTCTCGCCGGACGGCCACGCTGATGAGGTGCTCGCGGCTCTCGAGCCGGCGGACATCACACACTGACGCGGACGCATTCTCTCAGTACGCGGTTTTGCTCGTCCGCGTCCGCTCACGAGTCGGACCCGGATGGGCCGAGCACGCGGACGCGACCGCTATCCGTGACTCGGAGCAGATGATCGTTCAGCGAGAGTTCGACGGTGACGGAACCGTTCCGTCGATCGTCGGTCA
This genomic stretch from Natrinema sp. SYSU A 869 harbors:
- a CDS encoding archease, with amino-acid sequence MGFELRDHTADVAVAATGDSLEATFAAVADGLAAASCDEIPADTGERFPLSVTAESREALLFDYLDELIYLRDVRAELPVDHLVESIETPASDQRPDATDESDEWTLEASARGVPLPEIDAREVKAVTYSEMRLERVGGDGGGNEDWEAYVVFDV
- a CDS encoding N-acetyltransferase, which produces MSVNIDSRVVAPGSDDFVDDAWQLKETINRQEDVLKQRYDFFTDAYRRSKVHCYVQDDQLIGFAAVRRDGYILFLAVDPEYRSEGIGKRLVAHVADDHDTITCHARTSNENALQFYEHLGFEIKRRIDDYYEDGGDAYYLKLGADVGIADRISDLIRR
- a CDS encoding MFS transporter, with product MGEILASGLFVFAVTYLLLIPGRGLWAVLVDRSESAFFASSLATCTIFGGAFSALTGARVTRFVGGGFLVYALWLVYREVTAGPFDSPAHIIVGIVYLIGFGIGAGLVEGAERAGLVRRIPVFE
- the priS gene encoding DNA primase small subunit PriS, producing MEERTRAYLRGRFRDHYRRTEITPPPAANEREWGFIPWTEGPDTTMVRHRSLLELGDLSEFLVRKRPRHVYFSAGRFRDPGASSMSEKEWQSADLVFDLDADHLPSVTLGEDSYGEMLAKCKDALLRLLEFLEDDFAFEILEIVFSGGRGYHVHVRDENVLHLEREHRREIVDYVRGIGLEFEDLIETETVSGLGRKTPTERRTLRIEGGWGARIHDHFMAFVDELLELEEDAALERLQSFDGIGEGKAQATLNAARNNHEQLEAGNVTVHTAIAQLAERFASTAVERDNAPIDEPVTTDTNRLIRLPGSLHGGSGLKTVRLERDEIADFDPLVDAVPETFEGHEITVDVSDGGEVELGGDTFTVSEGDQSLPEYVAVFLMARGRAEKEKE
- the bcp gene encoding thioredoxin-dependent thiol peroxidase, whose protein sequence is MLDVGDEAPEFELQNQHGETVTRSDFEGQRLVIYFYPRANTEGCTTEACGFNDTLPRLEDCDATVVGISDDSVDDIADFAADYDLKFDLLSDEFGEVATLYDSYGEKQMFGNTFDGVFRNTYVVDPDGQIEAVYESVSPDGHADEVLAALEPADITH